In Chitinophaga sp. H8, a single genomic region encodes these proteins:
- a CDS encoding ATP-binding response regulator has product MLVFGTQMHIVTFIFVSIEIVIFFYLGIFRLARPDDKNATLNLVLIFLLLTYNVTGGLLPDPKLPGSNFLQNIIAYATGFITPCYFPYYVYKAFGLTKLKFHAYRGVYLFLILPYCLFVMVFWFTGDLKDAQNLLILPVLYAVWVIISLTKAIRFKYNNDFSTIEARQELVVLLFSITPWVGLPVITYFNLGQAVEALITNIGFLLLFGLQVSRHITELRNEHEKLIESEQRLRNWNADLKDEVNKRTKELEKINEQKTNNFINLVHETKTPLTLIKNYLDEYISKYGTVEELDVIKGGVDKLTADVINLFDIERFSKGIDTYKHNQISDFSGILRDSLPLFKHYCVKHNIECSTCIDDNIFVKADPNALYRIVNNIIENAIKFTDPDGEVLISLTVEDNEISFSVTDTGVGIPEDLQKKIFEPYYQIGYKNTSLQGMGLGLPIVKKVVEGIGGTVRIESDPSQRRGTKVMVTLPRYEPTEKDTIEKAVDKLSKLNYSFNRGEVSDGDYDAKKRTILLVEDNIAMMNFLSNKLRLTYNVFCARNGSEALKKLFEMVVTPNLILSDVMMDKMDGFAFAKTLSEQDKYSHIPIIFLTAKSTPTDRLKGLRLGAIDFISKPFSFEELSQKIETVLDNMLRQQQAIISTSIAALNAGKGPETDNMAQPALSKFEQNCKLLHLTTREIEIARLIVKGKTYRDIAKELFISEKTVTKHIQNIFAKAEVSNKVELINKLSK; this is encoded by the coding sequence ATGTTAGTATTTGGAACGCAAATGCACATTGTCACATTTATTTTTGTGAGCATAGAAATAGTTATCTTTTTCTACCTGGGGATATTTCGCTTAGCACGGCCTGATGATAAGAACGCTACGTTAAATCTTGTTCTCATTTTTTTGTTACTTACCTACAACGTCACAGGCGGATTACTACCTGATCCGAAATTGCCTGGCTCCAATTTTTTGCAGAATATAATAGCATATGCGACTGGCTTTATTACTCCCTGTTATTTTCCATACTATGTATATAAAGCATTCGGCTTAACGAAATTAAAATTTCATGCTTACAGAGGCGTGTATCTTTTCCTGATTTTACCGTATTGCTTGTTCGTTATGGTCTTTTGGTTCACCGGGGATTTAAAAGATGCACAAAACCTGCTGATACTTCCGGTACTATATGCAGTTTGGGTAATCATCTCGTTAACGAAGGCAATCCGGTTTAAATACAACAACGACTTCTCCACCATAGAGGCCCGGCAGGAATTAGTTGTATTACTCTTTAGTATAACACCCTGGGTTGGCCTGCCCGTAATTACTTATTTCAATTTGGGGCAGGCGGTAGAGGCATTGATTACCAATATTGGGTTTCTTCTCCTATTTGGTTTACAGGTAAGCAGGCATATTACAGAGCTGAGAAATGAACATGAAAAATTGATAGAATCCGAACAACGACTAAGGAACTGGAATGCTGATCTCAAAGATGAGGTAAACAAACGCACTAAAGAACTGGAAAAAATCAATGAACAGAAAACGAATAATTTTATCAACCTTGTTCATGAAACAAAGACGCCTCTCACCCTGATAAAAAATTATCTGGATGAGTATATCAGTAAATATGGTACTGTTGAAGAATTGGATGTCATCAAAGGTGGTGTAGATAAACTGACGGCAGATGTTATTAACCTTTTTGATATTGAACGCTTCTCAAAGGGAATAGATACTTATAAGCATAATCAGATTTCTGATTTTAGCGGTATTCTTAGAGATAGCCTCCCTTTGTTCAAGCATTATTGTGTCAAGCATAATATCGAATGTTCGACCTGCATAGATGATAACATTTTTGTCAAAGCTGATCCCAATGCCCTTTACCGCATAGTAAATAATATAATTGAGAATGCCATTAAGTTCACAGATCCCGATGGCGAAGTGCTTATTTCATTGACAGTGGAGGACAATGAAATATCTTTTTCTGTTACAGACACTGGTGTAGGTATTCCTGAAGATTTGCAAAAGAAGATTTTTGAGCCATATTACCAAATAGGATATAAAAATACCAGTCTCCAGGGCATGGGGCTTGGACTGCCAATAGTAAAAAAAGTTGTCGAAGGGATTGGCGGAACGGTCCGTATAGAGAGCGATCCGTCACAGAGGCGTGGCACAAAAGTCATGGTTACTTTACCTCGATATGAGCCAACTGAAAAAGATACCATTGAAAAGGCTGTAGATAAATTAAGCAAGCTAAATTATAGTTTTAATCGCGGTGAGGTAAGCGACGGAGATTATGATGCGAAAAAGAGAACGATCTTATTGGTAGAGGACAATATTGCGATGATGAACTTCCTTTCCAATAAGCTCCGGCTTACCTACAATGTTTTTTGTGCACGGAATGGCTCTGAAGCGTTAAAGAAATTGTTTGAAATGGTTGTAACGCCAAATCTGATTTTGTCTGACGTGATGATGGATAAAATGGATGGGTTTGCTTTTGCAAAAACGCTTTCTGAACAGGATAAGTACAGCCATATACCCATCATCTTTTTAACCGCTAAATCTACACCTACCGACCGTCTGAAGGGTTTAAGGCTTGGGGCGATAGACTTCATTTCTAAACCATTTTCATTTGAGGAATTAAGTCAGAAAATCGAAACGGTACTTGATAACATGCTACGGCAGCAACAGGCGATCATTAGCACATCCATTGCAGCCCTGAATGCAGGGAAAGGCCCGGAAACTGACAATATGGCTCAGCCTGCACTTTCAAAGTTTGAACAGAATTGCAAGTTGTTGCACCTCACAACAAGGGAGATAGAAATAGCCCGGCTAATAGTCAAAGGAAAAACATATAGAGATATAGCAAAAGAGCTGTTTATTTCAGAAAAGACCGTAACGAAGCATATCCAAAACATTTTTGCGAAAGCTGAGGTTTCCAATAAAGTAGAGCTTATAAATAAACTGAGTAAATAA
- a CDS encoding GNAT family N-acetyltransferase produces the protein MKKAQRNDKALVVDILTKSFDTNLSVNYIIKQDAEREKRIRALMDYSFEVCTAFGDVFISDDNKACALIVYPDKKKATLKSTLLDIKLILKAVGLGNISKTVKREKLISSIQPKVQMAYLWFIGVDPDAQGGGIGSKLLQEIIDYSNSNNRPIYLETSTVKNLPWYDKFGFEVYNEQDLTYHLYFFKRNVK, from the coding sequence ATGAAAAAGGCACAACGAAATGATAAGGCTTTGGTGGTGGATATACTCACCAAGTCTTTTGACACAAATTTAAGCGTCAACTATATAATTAAGCAAGACGCTGAAAGAGAAAAAAGAATAAGGGCGTTAATGGATTATTCTTTTGAAGTCTGTACCGCTTTTGGTGATGTATTTATTTCAGATGACAATAAAGCCTGCGCACTCATCGTATATCCCGATAAAAAGAAAGCTACCTTAAAATCAACATTGCTGGATATAAAACTTATCCTAAAAGCAGTAGGCTTAGGTAATATAAGTAAGACTGTAAAAAGAGAAAAGCTCATAAGCAGCATTCAGCCTAAAGTACAGATGGCCTATCTATGGTTCATCGGCGTTGATCCTGATGCACAAGGCGGTGGAATCGGCAGTAAACTACTTCAGGAAATTATTGATTACAGTAATAGTAATAACAGACCTATTTATTTGGAAACTTCAACGGTTAAGAATTTGCCCTGGTACGACAAGTTCGGCTTTGAAGTTTACAACGAACAAGATTTGACATACCATTTGTATTTTTTCAAGAGGAATGTAAAATAA
- a CDS encoding heavy metal translocating P-type ATPase yields the protein MEKTKINLDVVLPDIPDEKDECVQRIISELNGRHGIEEVHIVNKTDASQAQLCFHYDPESITIEKIQKLAQQAGANITSRYHHLLVEVDGIRHQRQTRSIETLLNKTKGILAVSASASGVVMIEFDTQLIDKDAIFRLLTKEGLKVAESDKPSQSKVVKLSQHEHKDGEHDHSHEDGGHDEDGAHSHGGIFGKNTELIFSILCGVFLGAGFGISYIAGISEIVPICFYIGAYFFGGFYTTKEAIQTISKGGFEIDFLMLVAAIGAAILGNWAEGALLLFLFSLGHALEHFAMEKARKSIAALTDLAPKTALLKQGDQTKEVKIEELKKGDVILVRPNTKISADGIVVKGTSSVNQAPITGESIPVDKEAIADSNFNMDEAAKLDAKFRVFAGTINGNDSLEIKVIKEASDSTLSRLVKMVNEAQTQKSPTQQFTDKFEKYFVPAILILAALLCFSFLVIDEPFSKSFYRAMSVLVAASPCALAISTPSAVLSGVARAAKAGVLIKGGKPLEDLGTLTALAFDKTGTLTEGKPKLTEVVSLSNIDETELLKIVVAVEQLSDHPIAKAIVRDGKERLKDDQIPSATNMKAVLGKGIEAQLNGETVLMGNLALFESLDGNHPSEEIVKKVRELEGKGNTSMLARKGSEYIGIVAVMDTPRKEAKASLQALKGIGIRRMIMLTGDNQKVAEAVAQEIGITDAWGGLLPEQKVEAIKKLRVDEKRVAMVGDGVNDAPAMANSTVGIAMGAAGSDVALETADIALMGDKLELLPFAIGLSRKAKSIIKQNLIVSLGVVAALIPLTILGIASIGPAIFAHEGSTLLVVFNALRLLVYKQEK from the coding sequence ATGGAGAAAACTAAAATTAATCTGGATGTGGTACTACCTGATATTCCAGATGAGAAAGACGAATGTGTTCAACGAATTATCAGTGAATTGAACGGAAGGCACGGAATTGAAGAAGTTCATATTGTGAATAAAACCGATGCTTCACAAGCTCAATTATGCTTTCACTACGATCCGGAAAGTATTACAATAGAGAAAATTCAAAAGTTAGCTCAACAAGCCGGAGCTAACATAACAAGCAGATACCATCATCTTTTAGTTGAGGTGGATGGTATAAGGCATCAGCGTCAAACCAGGTCAATCGAAACATTACTTAATAAGACAAAAGGGATACTCGCTGTCTCCGCTTCTGCAAGTGGTGTAGTAATGATCGAGTTTGACACGCAACTCATTGATAAGGACGCTATCTTCCGTTTACTAACCAAAGAGGGGTTGAAGGTTGCTGAAAGCGATAAGCCTTCTCAATCCAAAGTCGTTAAACTTTCGCAGCACGAGCATAAAGACGGTGAACACGACCATTCTCATGAAGATGGGGGGCATGATGAAGATGGGGCGCATTCCCACGGCGGTATTTTCGGGAAAAATACAGAATTGATCTTCAGCATTCTTTGTGGAGTGTTTTTAGGCGCTGGCTTCGGTATTTCTTACATCGCTGGCATTTCGGAAATTGTTCCGATTTGCTTTTATATCGGCGCATATTTCTTTGGTGGTTTTTATACTACCAAAGAAGCTATACAGACAATCAGCAAAGGTGGGTTTGAGATTGATTTTCTGATGCTGGTAGCTGCCATCGGTGCAGCAATATTAGGGAATTGGGCCGAAGGGGCTTTATTACTGTTTCTATTCAGCTTAGGCCATGCCTTAGAACATTTTGCAATGGAGAAAGCCCGCAAATCTATTGCTGCATTAACTGACCTTGCTCCTAAAACTGCCTTGTTAAAACAAGGTGACCAGACAAAAGAAGTTAAAATCGAGGAATTGAAAAAAGGTGATGTAATTCTGGTGCGCCCTAACACGAAAATTTCCGCAGACGGTATTGTTGTTAAGGGAACAAGCAGTGTAAATCAAGCTCCAATAACAGGTGAAAGTATTCCGGTTGATAAAGAAGCGATTGCAGATAGCAATTTCAATATGGATGAAGCAGCCAAATTAGATGCGAAATTCAGGGTCTTTGCAGGTACGATTAATGGAAATGATTCTCTCGAAATTAAAGTTATTAAGGAAGCGAGTGATTCCACCCTGTCCCGTCTTGTAAAGATGGTAAATGAGGCACAAACGCAAAAATCGCCAACACAACAGTTCACAGACAAGTTTGAAAAATATTTTGTTCCGGCTATTCTTATACTGGCAGCTCTTCTCTGTTTTTCTTTTTTGGTGATTGATGAGCCATTTAGCAAAAGTTTTTACAGGGCAATGTCTGTATTAGTGGCGGCATCTCCGTGTGCATTAGCTATTTCTACGCCAAGTGCTGTTCTTAGTGGTGTGGCCAGGGCTGCAAAAGCCGGAGTGCTGATAAAAGGAGGAAAACCGTTAGAGGATCTCGGCACATTGACAGCATTAGCTTTCGACAAAACCGGCACACTTACAGAAGGAAAGCCAAAATTAACAGAAGTAGTCTCTCTGTCAAATATTGATGAAACTGAACTTTTGAAAATAGTGGTAGCTGTAGAACAGCTAAGCGACCACCCTATTGCCAAAGCAATTGTGAGAGATGGCAAAGAAAGATTGAAAGATGATCAAATTCCTTCTGCAACCAATATGAAAGCTGTTTTAGGTAAAGGCATTGAAGCGCAACTGAATGGCGAAACAGTATTAATGGGTAACCTGGCTTTGTTTGAATCATTAGATGGTAACCATCCTTCAGAGGAAATCGTAAAAAAGGTTCGGGAATTGGAAGGCAAAGGCAATACTTCCATGCTTGCAAGAAAAGGCAGTGAATACATTGGTATCGTCGCTGTAATGGACACACCAAGAAAGGAGGCGAAGGCTTCGTTACAGGCATTGAAAGGTATAGGCATACGCCGGATGATCATGTTAACGGGGGATAATCAAAAAGTGGCTGAGGCAGTTGCACAGGAGATAGGTATTACCGATGCCTGGGGTGGCCTTTTACCGGAACAGAAGGTAGAAGCTATTAAAAAACTCCGTGTTGATGAGAAGCGGGTGGCGATGGTTGGCGATGGTGTAAACGATGCTCCGGCAATGGCAAACAGCACAGTGGGAATTGCAATGGGCGCAGCCGGGTCAGATGTTGCTTTGGAAACGGCAGATATTGCCCTGATGGGAGATAAATTGGAATTACTGCCATTTGCCATAGGGTTGAGCCGGAAGGCCAAAAGTATTATCAAGCAGAATTTGATAGTCAGCTTAGGAGTAGTTGCAGCATTAATACCGTTAACAATATTGGGAATAGCATCTATTGGCCCTGCCATTTTTGCTCATGAAGGCTCAACCTTATTGGTTGTATTTAATGCGCTGCGACTATTGGTATATAAGCAGGAGAAATAA
- a CDS encoding efflux RND transporter periplasmic adaptor subunit yields MRIINKIVFAIVAITLLNSCGGKHKEGDGHDHGTEETKGAESATEDHGDEQSSTIASLTQEQMQAAGIVLGNIERKNLAATIKVNGALRVPNNRKANATSSYGGVVKSLSVQLGNYVRKGQVIATIENPQFVQLQEEYLTIGSRITLAEQEVQRQKELNEGNAGALKNLQSATAELTSLRARKASLQQQIRMMGINPNNITASNLRSALVVTSPISGTVSNEFAKIGSYVDVSSPVVEIVDNGLLHLDLQVFEKDLPNITVGQTVYFTLTNNPKVSYTAKVFNIGSSFENESKTVAVHCTVVGNKAGLIDGMNITALVSIDDVVTPAVPNDAIVEADGKFYIFILTDKEAKEHKEENHEEKGGENQEHKNQQNFEKIEVMKGVSELGYTAITPVTEIPANAKIVSKGAFFINAKLSNTGGHEH; encoded by the coding sequence ATGAGAATCATAAATAAAATAGTTTTTGCCATAGTTGCTATTACACTACTGAATAGCTGTGGCGGTAAACACAAAGAGGGCGATGGTCATGACCATGGAACCGAAGAAACAAAGGGAGCAGAATCTGCAACAGAAGATCATGGCGATGAGCAATCATCTACTATCGCTTCACTCACCCAGGAACAAATGCAAGCTGCAGGAATTGTGTTGGGGAATATTGAACGTAAAAATCTTGCTGCTACTATTAAAGTAAATGGTGCACTAAGAGTTCCTAACAATAGAAAAGCTAACGCAACATCATCGTATGGGGGTGTAGTTAAATCATTGAGTGTCCAGTTAGGCAACTACGTTCGGAAAGGACAGGTAATTGCAACAATTGAAAATCCGCAGTTCGTCCAGTTGCAGGAGGAATACCTGACTATTGGGAGCAGGATAACGTTGGCAGAGCAAGAAGTGCAACGACAGAAGGAACTGAACGAAGGCAATGCCGGTGCTTTGAAAAACCTGCAAAGTGCTACTGCCGAACTTACCTCACTCAGAGCCAGGAAAGCCTCTTTACAGCAGCAAATACGCATGATGGGCATTAATCCCAATAACATCACTGCCTCCAATCTGAGATCTGCTTTGGTGGTCACAAGCCCAATAAGCGGCACGGTAAGTAATGAATTTGCCAAGATTGGCAGTTACGTGGATGTTTCTTCGCCGGTAGTGGAAATTGTTGATAACGGCCTATTGCACCTGGATTTGCAGGTGTTTGAAAAAGATTTGCCAAATATAACCGTAGGGCAAACCGTGTACTTCACACTTACCAATAACCCCAAAGTGAGCTATACGGCGAAGGTTTTTAATATAGGTTCATCATTTGAAAACGAAAGTAAAACAGTTGCTGTACACTGCACTGTTGTAGGTAATAAAGCAGGATTGATAGATGGAATGAATATAACCGCTTTAGTGAGTATAGATGATGTAGTAACACCAGCGGTTCCTAACGATGCAATTGTAGAAGCCGATGGCAAATTTTACATTTTCATTCTGACCGATAAGGAAGCCAAAGAACATAAGGAAGAAAATCACGAGGAAAAAGGAGGCGAAAATCAGGAACATAAAAACCAGCAAAACTTTGAAAAGATTGAGGTAATGAAAGGTGTGTCAGAACTGGGTTATACTGCTATTACGCCAGTCACTGAGATACCAGCCAATGCAAAAATTGTTAGTAAGGGAGCCTTCTTTATCAATGCCAAATTGAGCAATACAGGTGGGCATGAACATTAA
- a CDS encoding CusA/CzcA family heavy metal efflux RND transporter, translating to MLDRIIRFSIKNKIIIGIMTLLLIIWGVWSATKLPIDAVPDITNNQVQIFTTCPTLAGQEVEQLVTFPIEQSIANIPDIEEIRSISRFGLSVITVVFKEEVSIYFARQLIGERLKEAVDKIPPGIGSPELAPVSTGLGEVYQYIIHPKKGSENKYSAKDLRTMQDWIVARQLYGTPGIAEVNSFGGELKQYEVAVNPDRLKAMGVSIPEIFTALEKSNQNTGGAYIDKKPNAYFIRGIGLVTSLEDVQNIAVKTTGLVPVFIKDVAEVRFGNAVRYGALTYNGEVDAVGGVVMMLKGENSNEVVKRIKEKLPTIQNSLPNDIVIEPYLDRTDLVGRAISTVEKNLIEGALIVIFVLVLFLGNLRAGLIVASAIPLAMLFALGMMNVFGVSANLMSLGAIDFGLIVDGAVIVVEATMHHLGLRKSTKRLTQGEMDEEVFESASKIRTSAAFGEIIILIVYIPILTLVGVEGKMFRPMAQTVGFAIFGALVLSLTYIPMMCALFLPKKASNKKSFSDRMMEKLQRVYQPLLQMAIRFKYVIVGATVVIFGISLLVFRGMGGEFIPQLQEGDYAFHCILPQGSSLRQSIETSMQASRIIKQFDEVKMVVGKTGAAEVPTDPMPPEASDLMIVLKPEKEWASGRSYNELADAILEKLEVIPGVFFEKNQPIQMRFNELMTGIRQDVAVKIFGENIDTLAAYAKEVSEVIQSVQGATAPQVERVTGLPQINIEYDRTRIANYGLTVQDVNDVVSTAFAGKSAGVVFENERRFDLVVRLDSAHRSSIEDVNNLMIPTSTGNQIPLSQIANIGYKLGPAQISREAGKRRIVIGFNVSGRDVQSVVSDIQQQLAAKVKLPTGYYFTYGGQFENLQEASARLMIAVPISLLLIFTLLYFTFHSIKQAVLIFTAIPMSAIGGIFALLLRGMPFSISAGIGFIALFGVAVLNGIVLIGTFNQLQKEGITDVFQRVREGTLTRLRPVLMTATVASLGFLPMAISTSAGAEVQKPLATVVIGGLVTATFLTLFVLPLLYIIFNSKLNLKGSKPKMKTTIIILLLSIGGIASANAQQRVSIDSAIGTALKSNLQYGVNEAEIRAAGLNVKTATDIPKTGVFAENEDLRPSDHVGILKIGVSQSIAWPGLYAARRKYLNEQLKYAELNTGVLNAAIRRDVRAAYYQLWYLQDKQILFQRLDSIYTTMFQATDVRVRTGDVPKLDKIAAEVKLRELQAFIEQNRKEMIVQQQQLMMLLNQNEWLLPIAKPLGKLDAELLDTANVHPVLSLQQQNVNIASANISLMRNTNKPDFSGRVFSQRLWGAENPFTGFSVTAAFPLFGMGAYRSKVKAAVAEKDVQERTLAYQTQVFQTQRASALADIQKNMSLLNFYESSGLRQADEIISAATLSYRSGEISFADLSQFLSQAISIRQNYLDALNTYNQSAIQFYYYNNK from the coding sequence GTGTTAGATAGAATTATTCGATTTAGTATAAAGAACAAAATCATTATAGGAATAATGACTTTGTTACTCATCATTTGGGGGGTGTGGAGTGCTACGAAACTCCCCATTGATGCTGTACCTGATATTACCAATAATCAGGTGCAAATCTTTACTACTTGCCCCACATTAGCCGGACAGGAAGTAGAGCAATTAGTGACATTCCCCATAGAGCAAAGCATTGCCAACATACCTGATATTGAGGAAATACGCAGTATATCCAGATTTGGATTGTCAGTTATTACTGTCGTATTTAAAGAGGAAGTGAGTATTTACTTTGCCCGACAACTCATTGGAGAAAGGCTTAAAGAAGCAGTTGACAAGATACCGCCAGGCATTGGATCGCCTGAATTAGCACCCGTGAGTACCGGATTGGGAGAAGTATATCAATACATCATTCACCCAAAGAAAGGCAGCGAAAACAAATACAGTGCGAAAGACCTGCGCACGATGCAGGATTGGATCGTGGCAAGACAACTGTACGGAACTCCCGGTATTGCAGAGGTAAACAGCTTCGGCGGCGAGCTTAAACAATATGAAGTGGCTGTAAACCCGGACAGGTTAAAGGCTATGGGTGTAAGTATTCCTGAAATTTTTACCGCACTCGAAAAAAGCAATCAGAATACCGGCGGCGCTTATATTGATAAAAAGCCAAATGCCTATTTTATAAGGGGTATTGGTTTGGTTACAAGTTTAGAGGATGTACAAAATATCGCAGTCAAAACCACCGGATTAGTCCCTGTTTTCATAAAAGACGTAGCAGAAGTGCGCTTCGGTAACGCTGTTCGTTATGGGGCACTTACCTACAATGGAGAAGTAGATGCTGTTGGTGGTGTGGTGATGATGCTGAAAGGTGAAAATAGTAATGAAGTGGTTAAGCGCATCAAAGAAAAGCTGCCAACCATTCAAAATTCTTTACCCAATGATATAGTGATTGAACCATACTTAGATCGTACTGATCTGGTGGGACGTGCTATAAGCACCGTTGAAAAAAATCTTATAGAGGGTGCTTTGATTGTCATTTTCGTACTGGTGTTATTCCTCGGTAATCTACGTGCTGGTCTTATTGTAGCCTCTGCAATACCGTTAGCTATGCTCTTTGCCCTGGGAATGATGAATGTATTTGGCGTAAGCGCCAACCTTATGAGTTTAGGTGCGATTGACTTTGGATTGATAGTTGACGGAGCGGTAATCGTCGTAGAAGCTACTATGCACCATTTGGGGCTAAGGAAATCTACGAAAAGACTTACCCAGGGTGAAATGGATGAGGAAGTATTTGAATCCGCATCCAAAATACGGACAAGTGCTGCATTTGGCGAGATTATCATTCTGATTGTATATATCCCTATCCTGACCCTTGTAGGTGTTGAAGGTAAAATGTTCCGTCCTATGGCCCAAACCGTAGGTTTTGCAATATTTGGTGCGTTGGTCTTATCGCTCACTTATATCCCAATGATGTGCGCCTTGTTCTTGCCGAAAAAAGCAAGCAACAAAAAAAGTTTCAGTGATAGAATGATGGAGAAGCTACAGCGTGTTTATCAACCCTTGTTGCAAATGGCCATCCGCTTCAAATATGTTATTGTAGGAGCAACAGTTGTAATCTTTGGCATTTCGCTTCTTGTATTCAGAGGTATGGGAGGTGAGTTTATTCCTCAGTTACAGGAGGGTGATTATGCTTTTCACTGTATTCTACCTCAAGGGAGTTCTTTGCGACAAAGCATTGAGACTTCTATGCAGGCATCCCGTATCATTAAACAGTTCGATGAGGTAAAAATGGTAGTTGGGAAAACAGGAGCTGCTGAAGTTCCAACAGATCCAATGCCACCTGAAGCATCTGATCTTATGATTGTATTGAAGCCGGAAAAAGAGTGGGCATCTGGCAGAAGTTATAATGAATTGGCTGATGCCATATTGGAAAAGCTGGAAGTTATTCCGGGCGTATTCTTTGAAAAGAACCAGCCCATTCAAATGCGGTTTAATGAATTGATGACCGGGATCAGGCAGGACGTGGCAGTAAAAATTTTCGGTGAAAATATTGATACGCTTGCTGCGTATGCCAAAGAGGTAAGCGAGGTTATTCAAAGTGTGCAAGGAGCCACTGCTCCGCAGGTGGAACGTGTTACAGGACTTCCTCAAATTAACATAGAATACGACCGGACACGAATAGCTAATTATGGCCTAACTGTTCAGGATGTAAATGATGTGGTAAGTACCGCTTTTGCAGGAAAAAGTGCTGGAGTTGTCTTTGAAAATGAAAGAAGATTTGATTTGGTAGTCAGGTTGGATAGTGCGCATAGAAGCAGTATAGAAGACGTAAATAACCTGATGATACCGACCTCTACCGGCAATCAAATCCCGCTGTCTCAAATCGCCAACATAGGTTACAAACTTGGACCTGCGCAAATAAGCCGCGAGGCTGGAAAAAGAAGAATAGTTATAGGTTTCAACGTGTCAGGCCGTGACGTGCAAAGCGTTGTTTCAGACATTCAGCAGCAACTGGCGGCAAAAGTAAAATTACCAACAGGCTACTACTTTACTTATGGGGGGCAATTTGAAAACCTTCAAGAAGCGAGTGCAAGGCTTATGATAGCAGTACCGATTTCGTTGCTGCTCATCTTTACATTATTATACTTCACGTTCCATTCAATCAAGCAGGCCGTTCTAATATTTACGGCTATTCCTATGAGTGCCATAGGGGGAATATTTGCCTTACTGCTTAGAGGAATGCCGTTTAGCATCAGTGCGGGGATCGGCTTTATTGCACTGTTTGGTGTGGCCGTACTCAACGGAATTGTACTAATAGGTACATTCAATCAATTACAAAAGGAAGGAATTACGGACGTATTTCAACGTGTCAGGGAAGGAACGCTTACCCGTCTGCGCCCTGTTCTAATGACGGCAACAGTAGCTTCTTTGGGTTTCTTGCCGATGGCGATCAGTACCAGCGCAGGAGCAGAAGTACAAAAGCCTTTGGCTACGGTGGTGATAGGCGGTTTAGTGACTGCAACTTTCCTCACCTTGTTTGTCCTGCCTTTGTTATATATCATATTTAACTCAAAACTTAATCTGAAAGGGAGCAAACCCAAAATGAAAACAACAATAATCATCTTGCTGCTAAGCATCGGTGGTATTGCATCGGCAAATGCACAGCAAAGAGTAAGTATAGACAGTGCGATAGGAACAGCTTTAAAAAGCAACTTACAATATGGCGTAAATGAGGCTGAAATACGGGCTGCGGGCCTTAATGTGAAGACAGCAACCGACATACCGAAGACAGGGGTCTTTGCCGAGAACGAAGACTTACGGCCATCTGATCACGTAGGTATCCTCAAAATAGGGGTTTCACAAAGTATAGCGTGGCCCGGATTGTATGCTGCACGTAGAAAATATCTTAATGAGCAATTGAAATATGCTGAACTGAATACAGGGGTATTGAATGCAGCCATAAGACGAGATGTTAGAGCTGCCTATTACCAGCTATGGTATTTACAGGACAAACAGATATTGTTCCAAAGGCTTGACAGCATTTATACCACAATGTTCCAGGCTACCGATGTTCGGGTTAGAACGGGCGATGTTCCCAAACTTGATAAGATTGCTGCGGAAGTCAAGTTGAGAGAATTACAGGCATTTATAGAACAGAATAGAAAAGAGATGATAGTTCAACAACAACAGTTAATGATGTTACTGAATCAGAACGAATGGTTGCTTCCTATTGCGAAGCCTTTGGGAAAATTGGATGCCGAATTATTGGACACTGCTAACGTCCATCCTGTTTTGAGCTTGCAACAGCAAAATGTAAATATCGCTTCAGCAAATATTTCTTTAATGAGAAACACGAACAAACCTGATTTTTCGGGCAGGGTGTTTAGTCAAAGACTTTGGGGCGCAGAAAATCCCTTTACCGGCTTTTCAGTCACAGCCGCTTTCCCACTATTTGGAATGGGGGCTTACCGTAGCAAAGTGAAAGCAGCAGTGGCCGAGAAAGATGTACAGGAGAGGACTTTAGCTTATCAAACGCAAGTATTTCAAACACAAAGAGCTTCAGCTTTAGCAGACATACAGAAGAATATGTCTTTGTTGAATTTTTATGAATCATCAGGATTGAGGCAGGCCGATGAAATCATCAGTGCCGCAACATTAAGTTATAGGTCAGGAGAAATCAGTTTTGCGGATCTAAGCCAGTTTCTAAGTCAGGCGATTAGCATCCGTCAGAATTATTTAGATGCACTGAATACGTATAACCAATCTGCCATTCAATTCTACTACTATAATAACAAATAA